The region AGAGCTTTCCTGTAGCTCGGACAGAAGGTCGCTTTGGGTCTTAAGCTGGCGCTCGAAAATGGCCCTTCCCAGATCGAGGAAGGCGTACACTTTGGGGTCGGCAGTACGGTAGTAGATGCTGGTACCCTCCTTGCGGGTCTCCACGAAGCCCCGCTGGCGCAATACGGAGAGCTGCTGCGAGATGCTGGGCTGCTCGAGCCCCAACTCCTCGGCCAGCCTTCCCACGCTCATCTCCCCCTCCCGCAGCGCGTCGAGGATGGCCAGGCGCACGGGATGGCCCAGGGCTTTGAAGAACTCGGCTTTGAACCGGTGCAAGGGCGACTCCATGTACGCCGATTATATGCAATAGATAAAATATTGCAATATACGAATGTTTAGAGCTTCAAGGCTGAGGGGAGCAGACGGGCCTGTCGGGCAAAAGACGACCTTTGCGCTCCCATTGGCGCGAGGTCTGTGCCAAGACACCCAGCGCTGCCGCTAGCTGGGAAAGTCAAGCCCTGATTGCTTCTTGTTGTGGGGGTCCCCACCCGAAGCGTGTCCAGCTAGGGCGCTTTGCTTTGCCTGCAGGGGAACGCTTCGGGCGGGGTACGAATCACCAGGTGATGGTGCTTTGGAGGAGGGCGGCCTCGAGGTGCACGGGCCACATCCGGTCCAGGAAGAGGGTGTGTCCGTTGAAGGTTTCCCGGGGGATGGGCCGGGCGGCGAGGAGGGCGCTTAGGGGCTGGTCCCCGGCGAAGGCGGTGGCCCGAAGCTGGACGCTGCTCAAGGGGGAGGGCACCACCCCGGCAAAGCCGGGGGCGTTCTCCAGGTCAAGGTAGTAGCTCGTGGCGCTGCCCAAGGCCCCAGGACTCACGAAATGCCGCCAGTAGCGCACCCCTGGCTCGCTAAGGAAGAGGGCGTAGCCTAGGAAGCTGAGGCCGGGGCTAAATCCTCCCGAGGCGATGTTGCTGAAGGTGGGCAGGGCGCTTGGGGTGTGGGTCTGGCTGCCGGAAAGGCTTAAAGGAGGCACGGAGAGGCTGAGAGAGGCTCCCGGGGCTACTGCAAGATCGCTGGCGTCCTTGCGCAGGATGGCGCAGCTAGAGCCGTGGCAGGTCCAGAACTGGAAGAGGTCCCCGCCGGAGAGAGAACCGGGCCGGGCCACCGCCTGGGGGCTTCCCGTGCCCGTCCAGTTCGGGGGAACCAGGTCCACCGGGACGAAGGTGGAGAGGACGAGGCCAGCGTAGGAGAAGAAGGCGGGCGGGGTGGTGAGGCTGAGGGTACCCGTAGGGTTTACGCTGACGGTAACCGCGGCGGGCGGGATGCTGACGGGACCGGTGCGGCCGAAGTGGGGGGTGCTCCC is a window of Allomeiothermus silvanus DSM 9946 DNA encoding:
- a CDS encoding ArsR/SmtB family transcription factor; translation: MESPLHRFKAEFFKALGHPVRLAILDALREGEMSVGRLAEELGLEQPSISQQLSVLRQRGFVETRKEGTSIYYRTADPKVYAFLDLGRAIFERQLKTQSDLLSELQESSPQS